In Sphingobacteriaceae bacterium, the following proteins share a genomic window:
- a CDS encoding UDP-glucuronosyltransferase: MNILYGVPGEGMGHATRSKVVIDHLLGKGHELCIVSSGRAFQFLDKSFPGKVIEIKGFHFAYKNAKVSKSATFLSNLKSAAKNLIHNTYKKLEIERLFVADFVISDFESFSFFYAKTHKLPIVSIDNMQIMDRCDLAIDISSEEKNNYKLAKNIVKAKVPFCDHYLISSFFDADIRKKNTSIVPPIVRKAIQQEKTSEGNHILMYQTSSSLKTVREILHKIPSEVFYVYGMNQDETDGNVVFKSFSEQGFISDLASAKAVVANGGFSFISEAVYLKKPIYSFPIQNQFEQWMNAAYIERLGYGRHFKDLHPDNLKAFLFDLPLFKKNLSSYHQSANDLLFANLDRLLQKIK; encoded by the coding sequence ATGAATATACTTTATGGAGTGCCTGGAGAAGGCATGGGACACGCAACACGCAGTAAGGTTGTAATCGACCATCTCCTCGGGAAGGGACATGAATTATGTATCGTGTCGAGCGGAAGAGCTTTTCAGTTTTTGGATAAAAGTTTCCCTGGAAAGGTTATCGAAATTAAAGGATTTCATTTTGCTTATAAAAATGCGAAGGTTTCTAAAAGTGCAACATTTTTGAGTAATCTGAAATCTGCAGCTAAAAATTTGATTCACAATACTTATAAAAAACTGGAGATAGAGCGCTTATTTGTGGCAGACTTTGTGATCAGTGATTTTGAGAGCTTCAGTTTTTTCTATGCAAAAACGCATAAACTTCCCATTGTAAGTATTGACAATATGCAGATAATGGACCGCTGTGATCTGGCTATTGACATAAGCAGTGAAGAGAAAAATAATTATAAACTAGCTAAAAACATTGTGAAAGCAAAAGTTCCGTTTTGTGATCATTATTTGATAAGCAGTTTTTTTGATGCAGATATAAGGAAAAAAAATACCAGTATAGTTCCACCCATTGTGCGTAAGGCCATTCAGCAAGAAAAAACAAGTGAAGGGAACCATATTTTAATGTATCAGACTAGTAGCAGTTTAAAAACAGTTCGCGAAATTTTACATAAAATTCCATCTGAAGTATTTTATGTTTATGGTATGAACCAGGATGAAACAGATGGAAATGTTGTTTTTAAATCTTTCAGCGAACAGGGATTTATCAGCGATTTAGCTTCGGCAAAAGCGGTGGTTGCTAATGGCGGGTTTTCATTTATAAGTGAAGCCGTTTATTTAAAGAAACCCATTTATTCTTTTCCAATTCAAAATCAATTTGAGCAATGGATGAATGCAGCTTATATTGAACGGCTCGGATATGGAAGGCACTTTAAAGATCTTCACCCTGATAATTTAAAAGCTTTTCTTTTTGATCTTCCGCTTTTTAAAAAAAATCTGTCTTCTTATCATCAGTCAGCAAACGACCTGTTGTTTGCGAATCTGGACCGCCTTCTGCAAAAAATAAAGTAG